A region from the Micrococcus cohnii genome encodes:
- the hpf gene encoding ribosome hibernation-promoting factor, HPF/YfiA family has translation MTVDVDFVAHGVSLKDAFREHAQQRVERLESLAEGLDELEVKVTKVSHHRHSENTMRVEVTARGAGRVVRTLADDDDKQAAFDRAFGRLTQRLRRLRDRRKDRRRQRPVSEITEPVPVVEPGMSLVEQVLAARREEQQQAGEPVPEAPSSPVTIRQKSFPVVAMSVAEAVDAMELVGHDFYLFRDERTGRDAVVYRRRGWEYGVISLDDEPAAS, from the coding sequence ATGACCGTCGACGTTGATTTCGTGGCCCATGGCGTCAGCCTCAAGGACGCCTTCCGAGAACATGCGCAGCAGCGCGTCGAAAGGCTCGAAAGCCTCGCGGAGGGGCTCGACGAACTTGAGGTCAAGGTCACGAAGGTGTCCCATCACCGTCACTCGGAGAACACCATGCGGGTCGAGGTCACGGCTCGTGGCGCCGGTCGGGTCGTGCGCACCCTCGCGGACGACGACGACAAGCAGGCCGCCTTCGACCGTGCGTTCGGGCGTCTGACGCAGCGGCTGCGTCGCCTGCGGGATCGCCGCAAGGATCGGCGCAGGCAGCGTCCCGTCTCCGAGATCACGGAGCCGGTCCCCGTCGTCGAACCGGGCATGAGTCTGGTCGAACAGGTCCTGGCGGCCCGGCGCGAGGAGCAGCAGCAGGCCGGTGAGCCGGTGCCGGAGGCGCCGTCGTCACCGGTCACGATCCGGCAGAAGTCCTTCCCTGTCGTTGCGATGAGCGTCGCCGAGGCGGTGGATGCGATGGAGCTGGTCGGGCACGACTTCTACCTGTTCCGCGACGAGCGGACGGGACGGGACGCCGTCGTCTACCGCCGACGCGGTTGGGAGTACGGCGTCATCAGTCTTGACGACGAGCCCGCGGCCTCGTGA
- a CDS encoding ComF family protein — translation MSSSTDATAEGETTVLGELIDLFLPSDCVLCGRRAHRCCPDCRAGLEADLGQVRRVEEGALALPLDARGRPLPVFAAGDYTADVATALLAFKDHDALHLARPLGRGLRRALVHALGHAGAPRTEPVLVPVPDSWRGFLRRGYAPLPELLEAAGPHPAPVALRLVRQSGLEPSSLWRPDRSHAGAGAVQRRARRRGWRPGHALAAGTPVVLVDDVVTTGATLAALAEVVRGAGGVPVAAAVVAGVPAPRGRRTSDDTHIDQV, via the coding sequence ATGTCCTCCAGCACTGACGCCACAGCCGAGGGCGAGACCACCGTTCTGGGTGAGCTGATCGACCTGTTCCTCCCCTCCGACTGCGTCCTGTGCGGACGCCGGGCCCATCGGTGCTGTCCGGACTGCCGGGCCGGCCTCGAGGCGGATCTGGGGCAGGTCCGCCGTGTCGAGGAAGGCGCGCTCGCGCTTCCGCTGGACGCGCGGGGCCGCCCCCTGCCGGTGTTCGCGGCTGGAGACTACACGGCGGACGTCGCCACGGCGTTGCTGGCTTTCAAGGACCACGACGCGCTGCATCTGGCCAGGCCGCTCGGGCGCGGTCTGCGTCGGGCCCTGGTCCACGCGCTGGGGCATGCCGGTGCGCCGCGGACGGAGCCGGTGCTGGTGCCCGTGCCGGACTCGTGGCGAGGGTTCCTCCGGCGCGGGTACGCTCCGTTGCCGGAGCTGCTCGAGGCCGCGGGTCCGCATCCGGCGCCCGTGGCGTTGAGACTCGTGCGTCAGAGCGGCCTGGAGCCGTCGTCGCTGTGGCGGCCAGACCGGTCCCACGCGGGTGCGGGCGCCGTGCAGCGCCGGGCACGACGCCGCGGCTGGCGTCCTGGCCACGCGCTGGCCGCGGGGACTCCGGTGGTCCTGGTGGACGACGTGGTCACGACCGGTGCGACGCTCGCCGCGCTCGCCGAGGTCGTCCGTGGCGCCGGCGGCGTGCCGGTGGCGGCCGCGGTCGTCGCAGGCGTGCCGGCGCCTCGCGGGCGGCGAACAAGTGATGACACGCACATCGACCAGGTCTAG
- a CDS encoding LpqB family beta-propeller domain-containing protein, which yields MTVQRHAPARRGRALAAGLCLGLALTGCVQVPTSSPVGTSEPTARSGDEEQAPLYRPPAPSEGADAGEIVRGFLAAGVGPQDDYAVAREYLTAQARRSWDPGKRTVVYSAQPTVTQADEKGQYVVQVEVDSIVDEHGVRTVMPAGTTEAWQVEVTEVDGQKRVSSTEDGTLLSATQFTAIYAPHNLYFFDQTMTYAVPDVRWFINRGTTAGAVMQALLEGPSEPLRGAVVSAFPPGAPAGLTRPSVPVSAGTAEVDLTGQTVEGADPARLARMRQQIELTLTGLGTVEEVDITIEHDPLGVQGSRERAPEVETELVNDSVQVGVSKDDSSLMFFQGLTVTPVGGLPEVSELAPVDPTMNRSRTDFAFLTEDRDELYVATTEGTLERTVEGESLTSPSIDGLDWVWTADTGADSQVRAVPPAASEKNQPRVISTPWLDSGEQIVDLRVAPDGARAALLIDDGEKTRLVVAGVVRGTDGVPSALTEPEERPTTVPMTQVRWVDGVTLVVADTAESAQDEVEPEVVSLDGTRRVLTPLLGMTDISVGGSGGFYAETKDGVSLLVGSSWRSQDVPHPIRDISSPG from the coding sequence ATGACAGTGCAGCGTCACGCCCCTGCCCGCCGCGGCCGCGCGCTCGCGGCCGGTCTGTGCCTCGGCCTCGCCCTCACCGGGTGCGTGCAGGTGCCCACGTCCTCGCCGGTGGGCACCTCCGAGCCGACGGCGCGGTCCGGAGACGAGGAACAGGCGCCGCTGTACCGCCCTCCCGCCCCCAGCGAGGGCGCCGACGCGGGCGAGATCGTGCGGGGCTTCCTCGCCGCCGGCGTCGGGCCGCAGGACGACTACGCCGTGGCACGGGAGTACCTCACCGCGCAGGCGCGCCGGTCCTGGGACCCGGGAAAGCGGACGGTGGTGTACTCCGCCCAGCCGACCGTGACGCAGGCCGATGAGAAGGGCCAGTACGTCGTGCAGGTCGAGGTCGATTCGATCGTGGACGAGCACGGAGTCCGCACGGTCATGCCGGCCGGCACCACCGAGGCGTGGCAGGTCGAGGTCACGGAGGTCGACGGCCAGAAGCGCGTGAGCAGCACCGAGGACGGCACCCTGCTCTCGGCGACGCAGTTCACCGCGATCTACGCCCCGCACAACCTGTACTTCTTCGACCAGACCATGACGTATGCAGTGCCGGACGTGCGCTGGTTCATCAATCGCGGCACGACGGCCGGTGCGGTCATGCAGGCCCTGCTCGAGGGCCCCTCGGAGCCGCTGCGCGGCGCGGTGGTCTCCGCGTTCCCGCCCGGCGCGCCGGCCGGACTGACCCGCCCCTCGGTGCCGGTCTCCGCCGGCACGGCCGAGGTCGATCTGACCGGGCAGACGGTCGAGGGCGCGGACCCGGCACGGCTGGCCCGGATGCGCCAGCAGATCGAGCTCACCCTGACCGGCCTCGGCACGGTCGAGGAGGTCGACATCACCATCGAACACGATCCGCTCGGCGTGCAGGGCTCCCGCGAGAGGGCCCCCGAGGTTGAGACGGAGCTGGTGAACGACTCCGTCCAAGTCGGTGTGTCGAAGGACGACAGTTCGCTCATGTTCTTCCAGGGTCTGACCGTGACTCCCGTCGGCGGCCTGCCCGAGGTCTCCGAGCTGGCCCCGGTGGACCCGACGATGAACCGTTCACGCACCGATTTCGCGTTCCTCACCGAGGACCGAGACGAGCTGTACGTCGCGACCACGGAGGGCACGCTTGAACGGACCGTGGAGGGTGAGTCGCTGACCTCGCCGAGCATCGACGGCCTCGACTGGGTCTGGACCGCCGACACGGGGGCGGACTCGCAGGTGCGCGCGGTGCCGCCCGCGGCCAGCGAGAAGAACCAGCCGCGCGTCATCAGCACCCCCTGGCTGGACTCCGGCGAGCAGATCGTGGACCTGCGCGTGGCGCCCGACGGGGCGCGGGCGGCGCTGCTCATCGACGACGGGGAGAAGACCAGGCTCGTCGTGGCGGGCGTGGTGCGCGGCACCGACGGGGTCCCCTCGGCGCTGACCGAGCCGGAGGAACGTCCGACCACGGTCCCCATGACCCAGGTGCGGTGGGTGGACGGCGTCACGCTCGTCGTCGCGGATACCGCCGAGTCGGCGCAGGACGAGGTCGAGCCCGAGGTGGTCTCGCTCGATGGCACCCGTCGGGTGCTGACCCCGCTGCTGGGCATGACGGACATCTCGGTCGGCGGCTCCGGTGGCTTCTACGCCGAGACGAAGGACGGGGTCTCCCTGCTGGTGGGGTCCTCGTGGCGCAGCCAGGACGTGCCGCATCCGATCCGGGACATCTCCTCGCCCGGCTGA
- the mtrB gene encoding MtrAB system histidine kinase MtrB has protein sequence MDEENHDERDKRTRPATGSLALVPDHRHSERPSGARWSWLRRPRAQWRRSLQWRTALLVGVLSLAGSGLVAVFFTQQISNALVNARFEQVEADANRALNDVRETFSSAGGDEQATDMMVSQTLRSLEGDTTAPGRHFLFVPMPDTESADVGTVSSPRMSPGVIPDDLERAVAEGNGVYYASVGLPDREGQSPGVAFGTQIILPPGSAYALYLVYDLSDVQQSLGSVMQVLMLFGVVFVLLNVVVSALVMRLVVQSVTQASRAAETLSRGNLEVRMPVHGEDEVARLGTSFNRMADHIQDQITQLAHLSQMQQRFVSDVSHELRTPLTTVRMAADVLYGSREDFGPVNRRSTELLYHQVDRFQAMLADLLEITRFDAGAAQLALEDTDLFELCTDVILTSQPLADQAGVAVFVVPQGEGFSAVVDPRRIERIVRNLVNNAIEHAEGEPVDVVLGGDEEVVSVAVVDHGIGMSEEQVERVFDRFWRADPARNRTTGGSGLGLSIATEDTRIHGGILSAWGRLGEGSCFLLTLPRSQPADGAAHTPATMASHDALPLPPDYDLHQRRTAQDPQRPLGPVAVEGLDEIAPEPGRTGSGDWAMDRVQEQALDATPLRPSTDDPEQEPGT, from the coding sequence TTGGACGAGGAGAACCACGACGAGCGGGACAAGCGCACGCGGCCGGCCACCGGCTCGCTGGCGCTCGTCCCGGACCACCGCCACTCCGAGCGGCCCTCCGGTGCACGGTGGTCGTGGCTGCGCCGGCCCCGCGCCCAGTGGCGCCGCTCGTTGCAGTGGCGCACGGCGTTGCTGGTGGGCGTGCTGTCCCTGGCCGGGTCCGGCCTCGTCGCGGTGTTCTTCACCCAGCAGATCTCCAACGCCCTGGTCAACGCGCGTTTCGAGCAGGTCGAGGCGGACGCCAATCGTGCCCTGAACGATGTGCGTGAGACGTTCTCGTCGGCCGGCGGCGACGAGCAGGCGACCGACATGATGGTCTCGCAGACCCTGCGCTCGCTCGAGGGCGACACAACCGCCCCGGGGCGGCACTTCCTGTTCGTGCCGATGCCGGACACCGAGTCCGCCGACGTCGGCACGGTCTCGTCGCCGCGCATGTCGCCGGGAGTCATCCCCGATGACCTCGAGAGGGCGGTCGCCGAGGGCAACGGGGTCTACTACGCCTCGGTCGGGCTGCCCGACAGGGAAGGGCAGTCGCCGGGCGTCGCCTTCGGCACGCAGATCATCCTGCCGCCGGGGTCCGCCTACGCGCTGTATCTGGTCTACGACCTCTCCGACGTCCAGCAGTCGCTGGGCTCCGTCATGCAGGTTCTGATGCTCTTCGGCGTCGTGTTCGTCCTGCTGAACGTCGTCGTCTCGGCGCTCGTGATGCGCCTGGTCGTCCAGTCGGTGACGCAGGCCTCGCGCGCCGCCGAGACCCTCTCCCGGGGCAACCTCGAGGTCCGCATGCCGGTGCACGGCGAGGACGAGGTCGCTCGCCTCGGAACCTCCTTCAACCGCATGGCCGACCACATCCAGGACCAGATCACCCAGCTGGCCCACCTGTCTCAGATGCAGCAGCGGTTCGTCTCCGACGTCTCGCACGAGCTGCGCACTCCGCTGACGACCGTGCGCATGGCCGCCGACGTCCTCTACGGCTCGCGAGAAGACTTCGGTCCGGTGAACCGGCGATCGACGGAGCTGCTCTACCACCAGGTTGACCGCTTCCAGGCCATGCTCGCCGATCTGCTCGAGATCACCCGCTTCGACGCGGGCGCGGCGCAGCTCGCGCTCGAGGACACCGATCTGTTCGAGCTGTGCACCGACGTGATCCTCACATCGCAGCCGCTCGCCGACCAGGCCGGTGTCGCCGTGTTCGTGGTCCCGCAGGGCGAGGGGTTCTCCGCGGTCGTGGACCCGCGTCGGATCGAGCGCATCGTGCGCAACCTCGTGAACAACGCGATCGAGCATGCCGAGGGGGAGCCGGTCGACGTCGTGCTCGGCGGCGACGAGGAGGTCGTCTCCGTCGCGGTGGTCGACCACGGCATCGGCATGAGCGAGGAGCAGGTCGAGCGGGTCTTCGACCGGTTCTGGCGTGCCGACCCGGCCCGCAACCGCACCACGGGCGGCTCCGGTCTCGGACTGTCGATCGCGACCGAGGACACGCGGATCCACGGCGGCATACTGTCCGCGTGGGGCCGACTGGGGGAGGGCTCCTGCTTCCTGCTGACCCTGCCGCGGAGCCAGCCGGCCGACGGTGCGGCCCACACGCCCGCGACGATGGCCTCCCACGACGCGCTGCCGTTGCCGCCGGACTACGATCTGCACCAGCGGCGCACCGCGCAGGACCCGCAGCGGCCGCTCGGTCCCGTCGCCGTCGAGGGCCTCGACGAGATCGCCCCCGAACCGGGGCGGACCGGGTCGGGGGACTGGGCCATGGACCGGGTTCAGGAGCAGGCGCTCGACGCGACGCCGCTGCGCCCGTCGACGGATGATCCCGAGCAGGAGCCAGGAACATGA
- the mtrA gene encoding MtrAB system response regulator MtrA, protein MSKATILVVDDDEALAEMIGIVLKGDGFEVAFSADGSSALPTFRSVQPDLVLLDLMLPGIDGIEVCKLIREESDVPIVMLTAKSDTADVVRGLESGADDYVPKPFKPAELVARVRARLREGDAKAPETLKIGGLDIDVAGHQVRRGSEQIALTPLEFDLLVALARKPWQVFSREMLLEEVWGYRHQADTRLVNVHVQRLRSKVEPDPENPTVVLTVRGVGYKAGQG, encoded by the coding sequence ATGAGCAAGGCCACCATCTTGGTCGTCGACGACGACGAGGCCCTCGCCGAGATGATCGGCATCGTCCTGAAGGGTGACGGATTCGAGGTGGCGTTCAGCGCCGACGGCTCCTCCGCGCTGCCCACGTTCCGTTCCGTGCAGCCCGACCTCGTCCTGCTCGATCTCATGCTCCCGGGCATCGACGGCATCGAGGTGTGCAAGCTCATCCGCGAGGAGTCCGACGTGCCAATCGTCATGCTCACGGCGAAGTCGGACACCGCCGACGTCGTGCGCGGCCTCGAATCGGGCGCGGACGACTACGTGCCCAAGCCGTTCAAACCCGCCGAGCTGGTCGCCCGCGTGCGAGCCCGCCTGCGCGAAGGCGACGCCAAGGCCCCGGAGACCCTGAAGATCGGTGGACTGGACATCGACGTCGCCGGTCACCAGGTGCGTCGCGGCTCCGAGCAGATCGCCCTGACCCCGCTCGAATTCGATCTGCTGGTCGCCCTGGCCCGCAAGCCGTGGCAGGTGTTCAGCCGCGAGATGCTGCTCGAGGAGGTCTGGGGCTACCGCCACCAGGCCGATACGCGGCTGGTAAACGTGCACGTCCAGCGCCTGCGCTCGAAGGTCGAGCCCGACCCGGAGAACCCGACCGTCGTGCTCACCGTCCGCGGCGTCGGCTACAAGGCCGGCCAGGGCTGA
- a CDS encoding chorismate mutase: protein MNSTPENAATSGTAAAGARRYDPHASSLVGTAEQAVLDELYAIRGSIDNIDASLVYLLAERFKFTQRVGRLKAEHDLPPSDPGREAAQIQRLQTLAREADLEPEFAAKFLNFIIAEVIRHHQAIADESEPEA, encoded by the coding sequence ATGAACTCGACGCCTGAGAACGCCGCCACCTCGGGGACCGCAGCGGCCGGTGCGCGGCGCTACGACCCGCACGCCAGCTCCCTCGTCGGCACCGCCGAACAGGCGGTGCTCGACGAGCTCTACGCGATCCGCGGCAGCATCGACAACATTGACGCCTCTCTCGTCTACTTGTTGGCCGAACGCTTCAAGTTCACCCAGCGCGTCGGTCGGCTCAAGGCCGAGCATGACCTCCCGCCGTCGGACCCGGGGAGAGAAGCCGCGCAGATCCAGCGACTGCAGACGCTGGCCCGGGAGGCCGACCTGGAGCCGGAGTTCGCGGCCAAGTTCCTCAACTTCATCATCGCCGAGGTCATCCGCCACCATCAGGCGATCGCTGACGAGTCGGAGCCCGAAGCATGA